The proteins below come from a single Candidatus Zixiibacteriota bacterium genomic window:
- a CDS encoding EamA-like transporter family protein, with protein sequence MTRFLIMLFVVTFNVCGHVFLKAGMNQFGAISPGALITNFSKIFTNISILFGLFCYVSSVAGYLVLLSKTDISIAYPIVTSLAYAAIVLVSFFIFKEPFSLIKWVGLGLILGGVLLVGMK encoded by the coding sequence ATGACTCGTTTTTTAATAATGCTTTTCGTAGTAACTTTCAATGTTTGCGGCCATGTTTTCCTTAAAGCCGGCATGAACCAATTCGGGGCAATTTCTCCCGGCGCGCTGATTACGAATTTCTCGAAAATCTTCACAAATATCTCGATATTGTTTGGCTTATTTTGCTATGTATCATCCGTAGCCGGTTATTTAGTCCTGCTTTCGAAAACCGATATATCAATCGCCTACCCGATTGTTACCAGTCTTGCTTATGCCGCAATTGTGCTCGTTTCCTTTTTCATATTCAAGGAGCCATTCTCTCTTATTAAATGGGTCGGCTTGGGATTGATTCTTGGCGGCGTTCTTTTAGTTGGCATGAAGTAA